Proteins from a single region of Pseudomonas fulva:
- a CDS encoding acyltransferase → MLHFLPAPLLGLLGSVSLALNTLFWCWPLFAVTLLRIVLPLPLVQRGCDRLMIVIQEGWISCNKAWMNLLGKTRWHIEGDQRFDYEHSYLVTSNHQSWVDILVLQSLLNRRIRPLKFFLKQELIWVPVIGLCWWALGFPFMKRYSKEYLARHPEKKGKDLQTTRRTCAKFRHNPVGIFNFVEGTRFTPAKHQEQRSPYRYLLKPKAGGLAFVLDAMGEQLHGMINVTLHYPQGSPGFWTLLSGQLDEVVVVVEQLPIPDRFIGRAYDQDEAYRKDFQQWINTLWESKDGLLERLHQQHP, encoded by the coding sequence ATGCTGCACTTCCTGCCTGCCCCACTGCTCGGCCTTTTGGGCAGCGTTTCGCTGGCGTTGAACACGCTGTTCTGGTGCTGGCCGCTGTTCGCCGTCACCCTGCTGCGCATCGTCCTGCCCCTGCCGCTGGTGCAACGTGGCTGCGACCGCCTGATGATTGTCATCCAGGAGGGCTGGATAAGTTGTAACAAGGCATGGATGAACCTGCTGGGTAAAACCCGCTGGCATATCGAGGGTGACCAGCGCTTCGATTACGAGCACTCCTACCTGGTTACCAGTAACCACCAGAGCTGGGTGGACATCCTGGTGCTGCAGTCCCTGCTCAACCGGCGCATCCGCCCGCTGAAATTCTTCCTCAAGCAGGAGCTGATCTGGGTGCCGGTGATCGGCCTGTGCTGGTGGGCGCTGGGCTTTCCCTTCATGAAACGCTACTCGAAGGAATACCTGGCCAGACACCCGGAAAAGAAGGGCAAGGACCTGCAGACCACCCGCCGCACCTGCGCCAAGTTTCGCCACAACCCGGTGGGCATCTTCAATTTCGTCGAAGGCACCCGCTTCACCCCGGCCAAGCACCAGGAGCAACGGTCGCCCTACCGCTACCTGCTCAAGCCGAAGGCCGGCGGCCTGGCCTTCGTGCTCGATGCCATGGGCGAGCAGTTGCACGGCATGATCAACGTGACCCTGCATTACCCCCAGGGCAGCCCGGGTTTCTGGACCCTGCTCAGCGGGCAGCTCGACGAAGTGGTGGTGGTGGTCGAGCAGCTACCGATCCCGGATCGTTTCATCGGCCGCGCCTATGACCAGGACGAGGCCTATCGCAAGGATTTCCAGCAGTGGATCAATACGCTCTGGGAATCCAAGGACGGCTTGCTGGAGCGCTTGCACCAGCAGCATCCTTAG
- a CDS encoding IS481 family transposase, which produces MPWNTRDAMSLKEEFVALALDAASNRRELCRRFGISPQTAYKWLRRYAEHGSEGLQEHSRRPHSSPSQTLPDLEAKVVALRREHPAWGGRKISHVLNCSIAPSTVTNVLHRHGLVEPAGEEIKKPWLRFEHDAPNDLWQMDFKGYFQTAEGHCHPLTVVDDHSRFSLAIQACGNQQRLTVQEKLIEIFRCYGLPARINVDNGPPWGSPRNPGELSELGVWLVRLGVRLSFSRPYHPQTNGKCERFHRALKLEALKGKHFHSLDEAQAALDRWRNIYNHQRPHEALGYQVPMSRYRMSPWRFPETLPEFEYGVDDVLTKVYHNRLRFRKRYFRVAKGLAGQLVAVRPRADSDLLFDLYFCHHHLRTIDLNMPDY; this is translated from the coding sequence ATGCCCTGGAATACGAGAGATGCTATGAGCCTGAAGGAAGAGTTCGTTGCCTTGGCGTTAGATGCCGCCAGCAACCGACGAGAGTTATGTCGGCGTTTCGGTATCAGTCCGCAAACAGCATACAAATGGCTACGCCGCTATGCAGAGCATGGCTCCGAAGGATTGCAGGAGCACTCAAGGCGGCCGCACAGCAGCCCCTCTCAGACGCTACCGGATCTTGAGGCAAAGGTTGTCGCCTTGCGTCGCGAGCACCCTGCCTGGGGCGGGCGCAAGATTAGCCATGTGCTGAACTGTTCCATTGCGCCCAGCACGGTCACCAATGTTTTGCATCGACACGGCTTGGTCGAGCCAGCAGGCGAGGAGATCAAGAAGCCTTGGCTGCGCTTTGAGCATGATGCGCCCAATGACCTCTGGCAGATGGACTTCAAAGGCTATTTTCAGACCGCTGAGGGTCATTGCCACCCACTTACCGTGGTGGACGATCACTCGCGCTTCAGCCTTGCGATCCAGGCTTGTGGCAATCAACAGCGTCTGACGGTTCAGGAGAAGCTCATTGAGATCTTTCGCTGTTACGGTTTACCGGCGCGCATCAATGTGGATAACGGCCCGCCCTGGGGGTCACCACGTAACCCGGGAGAACTCTCTGAGCTCGGTGTTTGGCTGGTCAGGCTAGGCGTCAGGTTAAGTTTCAGCCGTCCTTACCATCCTCAAACCAATGGTAAGTGCGAGCGATTTCATCGAGCACTCAAGCTCGAAGCCCTCAAGGGCAAACACTTTCATAGTTTGGATGAGGCGCAAGCCGCCTTGGATCGCTGGCGCAACATCTACAACCATCAACGGCCTCACGAAGCCCTGGGCTATCAGGTGCCGATGTCACGTTACCGCATGAGCCCCTGGCGATTTCCTGAGACGCTGCCTGAGTTCGAATATGGCGTGGATGACGTGCTGACCAAGGTCTATCACAACCGCTTGCGCTTCAGGAAACGCTACTTCCGTGTCGCCAAAGGGCTAGCTGGGCAACTGGTTGCTGTCCGTCCTCGTGCAGACAGTGACTTATTATTTGACCTGTATTTTTGTCATCACCATCTTCGAACCATCGACCTGAACATGCCGGATTATTAG
- a CDS encoding GGDEF domain-containing response regulator: MVPDRDEPLEILVVDDRQDNLDDMQELLEAIEQPVHCVDSGAKALEYLAQGEVALVLLDVQMPRMDGFEVARRMRHDPHTRLTPIIFISGMTQTDEILGKGYGAGAMDFIAKPVQPAMLLHKVRALLEHERHRRDLLRLTRQLERERAFNASILDNTAEGILVVGEEGRIRFANPAITRMLGCQEGELTGSQLLDWVDVAGPVQWPDSSFYQHWQRREHLRLHDANLRTREGAAVPVALSCSPLPDDGHGMVLLALDMSVVRDLHQQLESLVITDALTGLLNRRGFLQELQASIARHQRTGQKAALLYLDLDGFKRINDTLGHERGDQVLRQVSAQLKGCLRPYDRLARIGGDEFTVILDSLGSPAEAASVAQKLVQQLADQAGEGDLAGLGVSIGIACLPTDGSTVEDLLRAADTAMYAAKRGGRRQYRFYEAART, translated from the coding sequence GTGGTGCCGGATCGGGATGAGCCGCTGGAAATTCTCGTCGTCGATGATCGCCAGGACAATCTGGACGACATGCAGGAACTGCTCGAAGCCATCGAGCAGCCGGTTCACTGCGTGGACTCGGGCGCCAAGGCCCTCGAGTACCTGGCCCAGGGCGAGGTGGCGCTGGTGCTGCTCGATGTGCAGATGCCCCGCATGGACGGTTTCGAGGTGGCGCGGCGCATGCGCCATGACCCGCACACCCGCCTGACACCGATCATCTTCATCTCCGGTATGACGCAGACCGACGAGATCCTCGGCAAGGGCTATGGCGCCGGCGCGATGGACTTCATCGCCAAGCCGGTGCAGCCGGCGATGCTGTTGCACAAGGTGCGCGCGCTGCTCGAACACGAGCGCCATCGCCGTGATCTGCTGCGCCTGACCCGGCAACTGGAGCGCGAGCGGGCCTTCAATGCCTCGATTCTCGACAACACCGCCGAAGGCATTCTGGTGGTCGGCGAGGAGGGGCGTATCCGCTTCGCCAACCCGGCGATCACCCGCATGCTCGGCTGCCAGGAGGGCGAGTTGACGGGCAGCCAACTGCTGGACTGGGTCGATGTTGCCGGCCCCGTGCAGTGGCCGGATTCGAGCTTCTACCAGCATTGGCAGCGCCGCGAGCATCTGCGCCTGCATGATGCCAACCTGCGTACCCGGGAGGGCGCTGCCGTGCCGGTGGCGCTCTCCTGCTCGCCGCTGCCGGACGACGGACATGGCATGGTCCTGCTGGCGCTGGACATGTCGGTGGTGCGCGACCTGCACCAGCAGCTCGAATCACTGGTCATCACCGATGCCCTGACCGGGTTGCTCAACCGCCGTGGCTTTCTGCAGGAGTTGCAGGCCTCGATCGCCCGTCACCAGCGCACCGGCCAGAAGGCTGCCTTGCTGTACCTGGATCTGGATGGCTTCAAGCGCATCAACGACACCTTGGGCCACGAGCGCGGCGATCAGGTGCTGCGCCAGGTCAGCGCCCAGCTCAAGGGCTGCCTGCGGCCCTATGACCGCCTGGCCCGCATCGGCGGTGATGAATTCACGGTGATCCTCGACAGCCTGGGTAGCCCGGCCGAGGCGGCCTCGGTGGCGCAGAAGCTGGTCCAGCAGCTAGCCGACCAAGCCGGCGAGGGCGACCTGGCGGGATTGGGGGTCAGCATCGGCATCGCCTGCTTGCCCACCGACGGCAGCACGGTCGAAGACCTGCTGCGGGCGGCCGACACGGCGATGTACGCGGCCAAGCGCGGTGGGCGCCGGCAGTACCGCTTCTACGAGGCGGCAAGAACCTAA
- a CDS encoding OmpA family protein, with translation MIKLRSLIAATAVFAVLSGCTVNPYTGESQAGKAGIYGGVGALAGAAVGAATSSKKDRKKGALIGAAVGGAAGGGYGYYVDTQEAKLRQQLQGTGVQVQRNGNDLTLIMPGNITFASNSADISSSFYPTLNSLVLTFKEFNKNGVNIVGHTDSTGSAELNQSLSTRRAQSVASYLAANGVASSRISAYGAGPNQPIASNANEAGRAQNRRVEINLRPL, from the coding sequence ATGATCAAACTCCGCTCCCTGATTGCCGCAACGGCCGTTTTCGCTGTTCTGTCCGGCTGTACGGTCAACCCCTATACCGGTGAAAGCCAGGCGGGCAAGGCCGGTATCTACGGCGGCGTGGGCGCGCTGGCCGGTGCCGCGGTCGGTGCTGCCACCTCGAGCAAGAAAGACCGCAAGAAGGGCGCGCTGATCGGCGCTGCCGTTGGTGGTGCAGCCGGTGGCGGCTACGGCTATTACGTCGACACCCAGGAAGCCAAGCTGCGTCAGCAGCTGCAGGGCACGGGCGTGCAGGTGCAGCGCAATGGCAATGACCTGACCCTGATCATGCCGGGCAACATCACCTTCGCCAGCAATTCGGCGGACATCTCCAGCAGCTTCTACCCAACGCTCAACTCGCTGGTGCTGACCTTCAAGGAATTCAACAAGAACGGCGTGAACATCGTCGGCCATACCGACAGCACCGGTTCGGCCGAGCTGAACCAGAGCCTGTCCACCCGCCGTGCCCAGAGCGTAGCCTCGTACCTGGCTGCCAACGGCGTGGCTTCCTCGCGCATCTCGGCCTACGGCGCAGGCCCGAATCAGCCGATTGCCAGCAATGCCAACGAAGCAGGTCGCGCACAGAATCGCCGCGTGGAAATCAACCTGCGCCCGCTGTGA
- a CDS encoding MBL fold metallo-hydrolase, whose amino-acid sequence MQSTSPALIRETFAVGPLQCNCTIIGDPVSGKALVVDPGGNPDLIMARLEAHGLKVVSIIHTHAHLDHFLASGQMKEKTGATLHLHKDDQFLWDNLEMQCQMFGVPYTPVPAPDQWLADDEALACGCGVALHTPGHTPGSMSFWFPEAKLLIAGDTLFRRGIGRTDLWGGDHASIERSIKQRLYRLDEDATVVTGHGPDTRLGDEMRENPFVRA is encoded by the coding sequence ATGCAATCGACATCCCCAGCCTTGATCCGCGAAACCTTTGCCGTCGGCCCTTTGCAGTGCAACTGCACCATCATCGGCGATCCCGTCAGTGGCAAGGCACTCGTGGTCGACCCGGGTGGCAATCCCGATCTGATCATGGCGCGGCTGGAGGCCCATGGCCTCAAGGTGGTGAGCATCATCCACACCCACGCGCACCTGGATCATTTCCTGGCGTCGGGGCAGATGAAGGAGAAGACTGGCGCGACCCTGCACCTGCACAAGGACGATCAATTCCTCTGGGACAACCTGGAGATGCAGTGCCAGATGTTCGGTGTTCCCTACACCCCCGTGCCGGCTCCTGATCAGTGGCTGGCCGATGACGAGGCGCTGGCCTGCGGCTGTGGTGTGGCATTGCACACGCCGGGGCATACCCCAGGCTCCATGAGTTTCTGGTTTCCCGAGGCCAAGCTGCTGATCGCTGGCGACACCCTGTTTCGCCGCGGCATCGGGCGCACCGACCTGTGGGGTGGCGACCACGCGAGCATCGAACGCTCCATCAAGCAGCGTCTGTACCGGCTGGATGAAGACGCCACCGTGGTGACGGGCCATGGGCCGGACACCCGACTGGGTGACGAGATGCGCGAAAACCCCTTCGTGCGTGCTTGA
- a CDS encoding DUF1329 domain-containing protein, producing MKTTKRLLQTGALTLSLLATGVMAAVSADEAGKLGNTLTPIGAEKAGNADGSIPAWTGGLPVNAGAVDGGGFLADPFPNEKPLFTITAQNVEQYKDKLTPGQYAMFKRYPETYRMPVYTTHRTATVPDNIIAATKQNATNTKLIQGGEGLENFQLANPFPIPKDGLEAIWNHITRYRGASVRRHVVQVTPQANGSFSPVSLEEEFAFRSMMKGVDTSQPSNILFYFKQRVTAPSRLAGNVLLVHETIDQVKEPRMAWLYNAGQRRVRRAPQVSYDGPGTAADGLRTSDNLDMYNGSPDRYDWQLLGKKEIYIPYNSYRLDSPKLKYADIVKAGHLNPDLTRYELHRVWHVTATLKQGERHIYAKRDFYIDEDTWQAAAIDHYDGRGTLWRVAEAHAQYYYDKQVPWYAVEVIHDLLSGRYLALGLKNEEKRSYEFDYPAKESDYTPAALRQSGVR from the coding sequence ATGAAAACAACAAAAAGGCTGTTGCAAACCGGCGCTCTGACGTTGTCGCTGCTGGCCACCGGTGTGATGGCTGCGGTATCGGCGGACGAGGCGGGCAAGCTGGGTAATACCCTGACGCCGATCGGCGCGGAAAAAGCCGGCAATGCCGATGGCAGCATCCCGGCCTGGACCGGTGGTCTGCCGGTCAATGCCGGAGCGGTGGATGGAGGCGGCTTCCTGGCCGATCCGTTCCCCAACGAGAAGCCGCTGTTCACCATCACCGCGCAGAACGTCGAGCAGTACAAGGACAAGCTCACGCCTGGTCAGTACGCGATGTTCAAACGCTATCCGGAAACCTACCGGATGCCGGTCTACACCACCCACCGCACGGCGACCGTGCCGGACAACATCATCGCGGCGACCAAGCAGAATGCCACCAATACCAAGCTGATTCAGGGCGGTGAAGGGCTGGAGAACTTCCAGCTGGCCAACCCGTTCCCGATTCCCAAAGACGGCTTGGAAGCGATCTGGAACCATATCACCCGCTATCGCGGTGCCAGCGTACGGCGCCACGTCGTGCAGGTGACGCCACAGGCCAATGGCTCGTTCAGCCCGGTCAGCCTGGAGGAGGAGTTCGCCTTCCGCAGCATGATGAAAGGCGTCGATACCAGTCAGCCGAGCAACATCCTGTTCTACTTCAAGCAGCGGGTAACCGCGCCGTCGCGTCTGGCCGGTAACGTGTTGCTGGTGCACGAGACCATCGACCAGGTGAAGGAGCCGCGCATGGCGTGGCTGTACAACGCCGGTCAGCGTCGTGTACGCCGTGCGCCGCAGGTGTCCTATGACGGCCCGGGTACCGCAGCCGATGGCCTGCGCACCTCGGACAACCTCGACATGTACAACGGCTCCCCCGATCGCTACGACTGGCAGTTGCTGGGCAAGAAGGAAATCTACATTCCCTACAACAGCTACCGTCTCGATTCGCCGAAGCTGAAGTACGCCGATATCGTCAAGGCAGGTCACCTGAACCCCGACCTGACCCGCTACGAGCTGCACCGCGTCTGGCACGTGACCGCGACGCTGAAGCAGGGCGAGCGCCACATCTATGCCAAGCGTGACTTCTACATCGACGAGGATACCTGGCAGGCCGCTGCCATCGACCACTACGACGGTCGCGGTACCCTGTGGCGCGTGGCGGAAGCCCATGCCCAGTACTACTACGACAAGCAGGTGCCGTGGTACGCCGTCGAGGTCATCCACGATCTGCTCTCCGGTCGCTACCTGGCCCTGGGCCTGAAGAACGAGGAGAAGCGCTCCTACGAGTTCGACTACCCCGCCAAGGAAAGCGACTACACGCCGGCCGCGCTGCGCCAGTCCGGCGTGCGTTGA
- a CDS encoding DUF1302 domain-containing protein, with translation MTNTTRPFWRLAKLPLAVSLASTLASPAFAVNFNIGEIEGQFDSSLSVGASWSTAKRDDRFIGEANGGTGYTQTGDDGRLNFKRGETFSKIFKGIHDLELKYGDTGVFVRGKYWYDFELKDESRPFKDIDDDGRKPGAKSAGAEWLDTFVYHNYSIGDQPGSVRLGKQVVSWGESTFIQNSINSINPVDVSAFRRPGSEVKEGLIPVNMFYVSQSITDRLSMESFYQLSWKQTVVDNCGTFFSTADVAANGCNNNYNILNSSLVGLLRGVDALAAGAPALAPIGASAAGVNYTQEGMVVRRGKDNTARDDGQWGLALRWQGDNTEYGAYFMNYHSRTPFLSVQNADAAALARIGAAARSIYNTLGVGAAGSPAAWVGSGNAWLGAAPPAAFAGPLGAQARTLAGAAVAVGNGSYFMDYPEDIRLYGLSFSTTLPTGTAWQGEVSYRPNAPVQINTQQLTLALAGAAAGTSAPGAVQKGYDRKEITQIQTTFTHFFDQVLGADRLTLVGEVGFAHVGGLEGKNKNRYGRDPIYGITGSAVDPNETSIARYGDHGFTTANSWGYRMRGILDYSDVFAGVNLRPNVAFSHDVDGYGPNGLFNEGAKAASLGVDAEYQNTYTATVAYTNFFDGRYNTLVDRDFLALSFGMNF, from the coding sequence ATGACCAACACAACAAGGCCGTTCTGGCGTCTGGCAAAACTGCCGCTGGCCGTCAGCCTCGCATCAACTCTTGCCAGCCCGGCATTCGCGGTGAATTTCAATATCGGGGAAATCGAAGGTCAATTCGACTCGTCGCTGTCGGTAGGGGCCAGTTGGTCGACAGCCAAGCGTGACGATCGTTTCATCGGCGAAGCCAACGGCGGCACCGGCTATACCCAGACAGGTGACGACGGGCGTCTCAACTTCAAGCGTGGCGAAACCTTCTCCAAGATCTTCAAGGGTATCCATGACCTGGAGCTGAAGTACGGCGATACCGGTGTGTTCGTGCGGGGCAAATACTGGTACGACTTCGAGCTCAAGGATGAGTCGCGTCCCTTCAAGGATATCGACGACGACGGCCGCAAGCCGGGTGCCAAGTCCGCCGGGGCGGAATGGCTCGATACCTTCGTGTACCACAACTACAGCATTGGCGATCAGCCCGGTTCCGTGCGCCTGGGCAAGCAGGTGGTGAGCTGGGGTGAAAGTACCTTCATCCAGAACAGCATCAACTCGATCAACCCGGTTGACGTTTCCGCTTTCCGACGCCCCGGCAGCGAGGTCAAGGAAGGTCTGATCCCGGTCAACATGTTCTATGTCTCCCAGAGCATCACCGATCGCCTGTCGATGGAGAGCTTCTACCAGTTGAGCTGGAAACAGACCGTCGTCGATAACTGCGGGACCTTCTTCTCGACCGCCGATGTGGCGGCCAATGGCTGTAACAACAACTACAACATCCTCAACAGCAGTCTGGTCGGCCTGTTGCGTGGCGTCGATGCCTTGGCAGCCGGGGCGCCGGCGCTGGCGCCGATCGGTGCGTCGGCCGCCGGTGTGAACTACACCCAGGAAGGCATGGTGGTGCGTCGCGGCAAGGACAACACGGCACGCGATGACGGGCAGTGGGGCCTGGCACTGCGCTGGCAGGGCGATAACACCGAGTACGGCGCGTACTTCATGAATTACCACAGCCGCACGCCGTTCCTCAGTGTGCAGAATGCCGATGCCGCTGCCCTGGCGAGGATTGGCGCGGCAGCTCGCAGTATCTACAACACCCTGGGTGTGGGTGCCGCGGGTAGCCCCGCAGCCTGGGTGGGATCCGGCAACGCATGGCTCGGTGCCGCGCCACCTGCCGCTTTCGCAGGTCCCCTGGGCGCCCAGGCGCGCACGCTGGCCGGTGCTGCTGTGGCCGTGGGTAACGGCAGTTACTTCATGGACTACCCCGAGGACATTCGCCTTTATGGTCTGAGCTTCTCCACCACGCTGCCTACCGGCACGGCCTGGCAGGGTGAAGTCAGCTATCGCCCGAATGCACCGGTGCAGATCAACACCCAGCAACTGACCCTCGCCCTGGCTGGCGCGGCGGCCGGCACGTCCGCGCCGGGAGCGGTGCAGAAGGGCTACGACCGCAAGGAAATTACCCAGATCCAGACCACCTTCACGCACTTCTTCGATCAGGTTCTGGGCGCTGACCGCCTGACCCTGGTGGGCGAGGTCGGCTTCGCGCACGTCGGCGGTCTTGAGGGCAAGAACAAGAACCGCTATGGCCGTGACCCCATCTACGGCATCACCGGCAGTGCGGTGGACCCTAACGAAACGTCCATCGCCCGTTATGGCGACCATGGTTTCACCACCGCCAACTCCTGGGGTTATCGCATGCGCGGCATCCTCGACTACAGCGATGTGTTCGCCGGTGTGAACCTGCGGCCCAACGTCGCCTTCTCCCACGACGTTGACGGTTACGGTCCCAACGGGTTGTTCAACGAAGGTGCCAAGGCCGCCAGCCTGGGCGTCGATGCCGAATATCAGAACACCTACACCGCGACCGTTGCTTACACCAACTTCTTCGATGGTCGTTACAACACCCTGGTTGATCGTGACTTCCTGGCTCTCAGCTTCGGTATGAACTTCTAA
- a CDS encoding fatty acid--CoA ligase: protein MLQTRIIPPAANAHPYPLLIKSLLLSGSRYERNREIVYRDTLRYTYATFNERVARLANVLTKAGVKAGDTVAVMDWDSHRYLECMFAVPMLGAVLHTINIRLSPEQILYTMNHAEDRFVLVNSDFAALYQGIAGHLTTVTGTLLLTDNATAAGELPGCVGEYESLLAAAEPRYAFADFDENSVATTFYTTGTTGNPKGVYFTHRQLVLHTLSMATTLGSLDSIRLMGNDDVYMPITPMFHVHAWGVPYVATLLGVKQVYPGRYEPEMLSALIKNEQVTFSHCVPTILQMLLAAPGAQGHDFQGMKVIIGGSALNRALYEAAKARGIQLTAAYGMSETCPLISCAYLDDELLDGSEEQRTAYRIKAGVPVPLVEAAIMDSEGRHLPADGETQGELVLRAPWLTQGYFCEAEKGQELWAHGWLHTGDVATLDDRGFIDIRDRLKDVIKTGGEWLSSLELEDLISRHPAVREVAVVGVADQQWGERPFALVVAKEGQALDARIVREHLTPFVEQGAINKWAIPSQIALVTEIPKTSVGKLDKKRIRVDLAQWQDTGSAILSSL, encoded by the coding sequence ATGTTGCAGACCCGCATCATTCCCCCCGCCGCGAATGCCCACCCATACCCGCTGCTGATCAAGAGCCTGCTGTTGTCGGGCAGCCGTTATGAGCGCAACCGCGAAATCGTCTACCGCGACACCCTGCGTTACACCTACGCGACCTTCAATGAGCGGGTGGCGCGGCTGGCCAACGTGCTTACCAAGGCCGGGGTAAAGGCCGGCGACACGGTGGCGGTGATGGACTGGGACAGCCACCGTTACCTGGAGTGCATGTTCGCGGTACCGATGCTGGGGGCGGTGCTGCACACCATCAACATCCGCCTGTCGCCCGAGCAGATTCTCTACACCATGAATCACGCCGAGGACCGCTTCGTGCTGGTCAACAGCGATTTCGCCGCGCTGTATCAGGGCATCGCCGGGCACCTCACCACGGTCACCGGCACCTTGCTGCTGACCGACAACGCCACGGCCGCTGGCGAACTGCCCGGCTGCGTCGGTGAGTACGAAAGCCTGCTGGCTGCTGCCGAGCCACGTTATGCGTTCGCCGACTTCGACGAAAACTCCGTCGCCACCACTTTCTACACCACGGGCACCACCGGCAACCCGAAGGGCGTGTATTTCACCCACCGGCAACTGGTGCTGCATACCCTGTCCATGGCCACCACTCTGGGCAGCCTGGACAGCATCCGCCTGATGGGCAATGACGACGTGTATATGCCCATCACCCCGATGTTCCACGTGCATGCCTGGGGCGTGCCCTACGTCGCCACGCTGCTGGGGGTGAAGCAGGTCTATCCGGGGCGCTACGAGCCGGAGATGCTCAGCGCGCTGATCAAGAACGAGCAGGTGACCTTCTCCCATTGCGTACCGACCATCCTGCAGATGCTGCTGGCCGCACCCGGCGCCCAGGGCCATGACTTCCAGGGCATGAAGGTGATCATCGGCGGCAGCGCGCTCAATCGCGCCTTGTATGAGGCGGCCAAGGCCAGGGGCATTCAGCTGACGGCGGCCTATGGCATGTCGGAAACCTGCCCGCTGATTTCCTGCGCCTACCTCGACGACGAGCTGCTCGACGGCAGCGAAGAGCAGCGCACCGCCTACCGCATCAAGGCCGGGGTTCCGGTGCCGCTGGTGGAGGCGGCGATCATGGACAGCGAGGGCCGGCACTTGCCCGCCGACGGCGAGACCCAGGGCGAACTGGTGTTGCGTGCCCCCTGGCTGACCCAGGGTTACTTTTGCGAGGCGGAAAAGGGCCAGGAGTTGTGGGCCCATGGCTGGTTGCACACCGGCGACGTGGCAACGCTGGACGACAGGGGCTTCATCGACATTCGCGACCGCCTCAAGGACGTGATCAAGACCGGGGGCGAGTGGCTCTCCTCACTGGAACTCGAAGACCTGATCAGTCGCCATCCGGCGGTTCGCGAGGTGGCCGTGGTCGGCGTGGCCGATCAGCAGTGGGGCGAGCGCCCATTTGCCCTGGTGGTGGCAAAGGAGGGCCAGGCGCTGGACGCGCGTATTGTCAGGGAACACCTCACGCCTTTCGTCGAGCAGGGGGCCATCAACAAGTGGGCAATTCCCTCGCAGATCGCCCTTGTTACCGAAATTCCCAAGACCAGTGTGGGCAAGCTGGACAAAAAGCGTATTCGCGTTGATCTCGCGCAGTGGCAGGACACCGGGAGTGCGATTTTATCGTCCCTGTAA
- a CDS encoding acetyl-CoA C-acyltransferase translates to MSDIVIVNGARTPMGGFQGSLSALSATDLGAAAIRAAIARAGIDPGDVQEVIMGCVLPAGLKQGPARQAALAAGLPSATGCTTINKLCGSGMKAVMLAHDLIRAGSAEVMVAGGMESMSNAPYLLPKARGGLRMGHGEVKDHMFFDGLEDARTGRLMGSFAQETADRYGITREAMDAYAIESLRRAQQAMTSGALAAEIVPVTVTTRQGDTQVSEDEQPLNARIDKITSLKPAFSKDGSITAANASSISDGASALLLMSAEQARARGLQPLARIVAHATQSQDPSEFTIAPIGAISKVLHKAGWQKNEVDLFEINEAFAMVTMLAMGEHDLDHAKVNIYGGACAQGHPVGSTGSRILVTLINALRQTGGKRGIASLCIGGGEATAVAVEVL, encoded by the coding sequence ATGTCGGATATCGTTATCGTCAACGGCGCGCGCACGCCGATGGGTGGTTTTCAGGGTAGCCTGTCCGCGCTGAGCGCAACGGATCTTGGAGCCGCGGCGATTCGCGCCGCCATCGCCCGCGCGGGTATCGACCCCGGCGACGTGCAGGAAGTGATCATGGGCTGCGTGTTGCCCGCTGGGCTCAAGCAGGGGCCTGCTCGCCAGGCTGCGCTCGCCGCCGGCCTGCCGAGCGCCACGGGCTGCACCACCATCAACAAGCTCTGCGGCTCGGGCATGAAGGCGGTGATGCTCGCCCATGACCTGATCAGGGCCGGCAGTGCCGAGGTGATGGTCGCCGGCGGCATGGAGAGCATGTCCAATGCCCCCTACCTGCTGCCCAAGGCACGTGGCGGCCTGCGCATGGGCCACGGCGAGGTCAAGGATCATATGTTCTTCGATGGGCTGGAGGACGCCCGCACCGGTCGCCTGATGGGTTCCTTCGCCCAGGAAACCGCGGACCGCTACGGCATCACCCGCGAAGCGATGGACGCCTACGCCATCGAATCGCTACGCCGTGCGCAGCAGGCCATGACCTCAGGTGCGCTGGCCGCCGAGATCGTCCCTGTCACCGTGACGACCCGCCAGGGTGACACTCAGGTCAGCGAAGACGAACAGCCGCTGAACGCCAGGATAGACAAGATCACCAGCCTGAAACCGGCCTTCAGCAAGGACGGCAGCATCACCGCGGCCAATGCCAGCTCGATTTCCGATGGCGCCAGTGCGCTGCTGCTGATGAGCGCCGAGCAGGCCCGCGCCCGCGGCCTGCAACCGCTGGCCCGTATCGTCGCGCATGCCACCCAGAGCCAGGATCCCAGCGAATTCACCATCGCCCCCATCGGCGCCATCAGCAAAGTGCTGCACAAGGCCGGCTGGCAAAAGAACGAGGTCGACCTGTTCGAGATCAACGAGGCCTTCGCCATGGTCACCATGCTGGCGATGGGCGAACACGACCTCGATCACGCCAAGGTGAATATCTACGGCGGCGCCTGCGCCCAAGGGCATCCGGTGGGCTCGACCGGCTCGCGCATCCTCGTCACGCTGATCAACGCGCTGCGCCAGACCGGCGGCAAGCGCGGTATCGCCTCGCTGTGCATCGGCGGCGGCGAGGCGACGGCGGTCGCGGTCGAAGTACTGTAA